In the genome of Serratia symbiotica (Periphyllus acericola), one region contains:
- a CDS encoding IS1 family transposase, which translates to MKRVARKTLCFSRSIALHENVIVSFIDKHRFD; encoded by the coding sequence ATCAAAAGAGTAGCTCGCAAAACTCTCTGCTTCTCACGTTCTATTGCGTTGCATGAAAACGTCATCGTTTCCTTCATTGATAAACACAGGTTCGACTAA
- the mlaA gene encoding phospholipid-binding lipoprotein MlaA — protein sequence MNFRLTGLAFATVLLVGCASAPDNESPGRSDPLEGFNRTMFDFNYNVLDPYVLRPVAVAWRDYLPMSARDGLSNFTSNLEEPASMVNAFLKGDPYRGMIHFNRFFLNTLLGMVGLIDVAGMANPTLVREESNRFGRTLGHYNVGYGPYVMLPGYGSFTLREDLCDWADAFYPMLSYLTFWMSAGKWVVEGIETRAQLLDYDGLLRNSSDPYMMVREAYFQRHDFIAKGGSLKPDENQNAKAIQGDLDEIDSAQ from the coding sequence ATGAACTTTCGCCTGACTGGGCTGGCTTTTGCAACGGTATTATTGGTGGGCTGCGCCAGTGCGCCAGATAATGAATCACCGGGGCGATCTGATCCTCTTGAAGGGTTTAACCGGACGATGTTTGACTTTAACTATAACGTTTTGGACCCCTATGTACTGCGCCCGGTGGCGGTAGCTTGGCGTGACTATCTGCCAATGTCGGCGCGTGACGGACTGAGCAACTTCACCTCTAATCTGGAAGAGCCAGCCAGCATGGTTAATGCATTCCTAAAGGGGGACCCGTACCGTGGGATGATCCATTTTAACCGTTTCTTCCTGAATACCCTGTTGGGAATGGTGGGGCTGATCGACGTGGCTGGCATGGCCAACCCGACACTGGTGCGAGAAGAATCAAACCGTTTTGGCAGAACCTTGGGACATTATAATGTTGGCTATGGCCCATACGTGATGCTACCGGGCTACGGTAGTTTCACCTTGCGTGAAGATCTCTGCGACTGGGCGGATGCGTTCTACCCGATGCTAAGTTACTTGACCTTCTGGATGTCGGCGGGCAAATGGGTGGTTGAAGGCATTGAAACTCGTGCCCAGTTGCTGGATTATGATGGCCTGCTCCGCAACTCTTCCGACCCTTACATGATGGTGCGTGAAGCCTACTTCCAACGTCATGACTTTATCGCCAAAGGCGGTTCGCTAAAGCCGGATGAAAACCAGAATGCCAAAGCGATCCAGGGGGATTTAGACGAGATCGATTCGGCACAGTAA